A region of the Arthrobacter sp. FW306-07-I genome:
TGTCATCGATGCACGTTTCACCCGCACCGACCACCACGACGGCATCAGCCGCTACGGAGCAAGCCTGATTGCTGCCACGGCGAAGATCGCCGACGTGTCCATGCTGGTCTCCGATGTCCGGCAGCTGGCCCTCCTGCCGGACGTTCCGTACACGCTCATCAGCAGCCCGCTCTCCCCCCGCGAGCTGTTCGTCGCCCGGACGGTCAACGGCATTGGAGCGGACGTGGTGGTGTGCCCCATGCAGACCATGGGCACCTGGGGCCGCAAGTACGGCCTCATCCTCACCCTGCACGACCTCATTTACTACGAGCACCCCGCTCCCCCGGGTTTCCTGCCCGCACCCGTGCGCGTGCTCTGGCGGCTGTACCACAAGGCTTTCTGGCCGCAGCGCCTGCTCCTCAACCGCGCGGACATCGTAGCCACCATCAGCCGCACTACAGAGGCCCTGATGGCCAAGTACCGGCTAACGGGCCGGCCCGTGCGCATCATCGCCAACGCCCCGCAGCCTGCCCAGGAACCCCGCAACCCGTCTGGTGGAGCCGACAAAACCATCATCTACATGGGCTCGTTCATGCCGTACAAGAATGTGGAGACCATGGTGGCGGGCATGGCCGGGCTGCCCGGCTACACCCTGCACCTGCTCAGCCGCATAACGCCCCAGCGGCGCGCCGAACTGGAACGCATCATTCCGCCGGGCGCCTCCGTGGTGTTCCACAACGGCGTGACGGATGCGGAGTATGACGCGCTGCTGCGCCGGGCCACTGCACTGGTGAGCCTGTCCAGGGCCGAGGGGTATGGACTTCCCCTGGTCGAGGCCATGGCCTTGGGCACCCCGGTGATCGCCAGCGACATTCCGATCTTCCGGGAAGTGGGTGCGGACGCCGCACTCTATGTGGACCCGGAGTCCCCGGGGCAGTTCGCGGACGCGGTATCACGACTGCAGGATGATGCGCACTGGCAGGATCTGTCCCGGCGATCCATTGCGCGGGCAAGCGAGTTCAGCTGGGACGAGTCGGCACGCCAGCTGGTGGAAGCGGCGCACGAGGTCATGGCGAAAAGGCAGCTGGCCTAGAGCAGGTCAACCCTCAGAGCACATCCACACCGTCCAAGCGCAGCTGCACTGGGTCGATGGCGCGTTTGGCCGCCACGGCTGCCCGGGTGACCCTTAGGACGCGGACGACGGCGGACGCCTGGCCGTACGGGAAGAACAGCAGGGTCCGTACGTCTTCGGCCGAGCGCCTGCCGGAGGGCGGAGCGGTCAGCAGCAGCGGCGCCGGGCCTGCGGCGCGGAGCGTTATTCCGGCGCGTGCGAGGTCCGCTTCCACGGCGCCGGTGAAGTGTTCCACGGCAGCCCGCGGCCCCGTCACCGATGCGATCCGCACTGCCGGGGGCAGCTGCAGCTCCGTTCGGAGGGACAGCTCGCGCTGGGCGTATCCTGCCGGATCCCACCGCAGCAGCGCGCCGGTGGCGGCTGCGTCCGAGGCCGTAACCACCACCAGACCCTTGTCCGGGGCGGGACGGACCAGGGCTGCAGCGTTGAACCAGCGCCGCACGGTGTCTTCGCCGGCACGGAGGGTTTCGCGGCGGAGCAGGGAATCCCCGTCCAGGAGCAGGGCGGCAGCGTAGCCGTCCTCTGCGACAGGTTCGGCCCCCACCGTGGCCACGACCAGCGCCTTGCCGGGGCCCACCCTGGCCTTCACTTGGTCCCCGGAGGACGTGATGACTGTTGTGCCGGGAAATGCGCGGCCAAGTTCCTCAGCGGTGCGCAGCACTCCGGTGGCGCCTTTGCGCAGCCTCCGGCCCCCGCAGTGGGAACACTTCCAGTCGGGTGCCGGGGTGGAACACCAGCGGCACTGCGGCAGCGCTGATGTTCCGGCCAGCGCCAGGGGTCCCTGGCAGCGGCCGCAGCGGGCCGGTTCACGGCACGTTTCGCATACCAGCGAGGGCGCGTAACCCGCCCTGGCCACCTGCACCAGCACGGGCCCGCGTTCCAGTCCTTCCTTGGCGGCCTGCCATGCCGCGTGCGGGAGGCGGGCGAGGGTGGCCAAGGGATCGCGCGCCTGTTCGAAGCTGTCCGCAGTGCTCACGACGCGGGCAACGGTCCTGCGGAGGGTTCCACGCTCGGTTTCGACCGGGACGGCCCACCCGGCTTCCACCAACCGCTGCACTTCGGTGCTGCGGGCATGTCCGGCAAGCAGGCAGGCGGTGCCTTCCTGCTCGGCCCGCAGGAGCAGGACCTCCCGGGCATGGGCGTATGGTGCGCGCTGCTCGATGTGAAGGTCGTCGCCGTCGTCCCAGCAGGCCACCAGCCCCAGGTCCTGAACAGGGGCGAACGCGGCGGACCTCGTGCCGATGGCGATTTTCGCGGTGCCGGCGAGCAATCGCAGGAAGTTGCGGTACCGCGGCGTGGGGCCGTCATCTGCGGTGAGCCGGGCCACGGCCCCGGACGGCACCAGCCCGTTGAGCGCTTCCTCGAGCCGGTCCAGATCCCGGTAGTCGGGTACCACGAGCACTGATCCCCGGCCGGAGGCATAGGCGGCAGCAGCGGCCTGGGCCAGCAGGTCCGGCCAGCCTGCGGGCCCGTACCCCTGGAGGGGGTTGACGACGGCGCGGGGCGAGCCCCCACCCGCCAGGTGCCGGAGAAAAGCAGCACCTGTGCGGTACGCACCCCAGGCGGAAACGGCGGGGGTTCCCGCCTCGGGCGCGGGCACCGCCTCCTCCGCGCCCAGCGAGTGGGGATAGTCCTTTTCAAGTTTCGCCACCCGCGGTGGCACCGCCAGTCGGAGGACATCGCTGACGGTACCGGCGTAACGGGCAGCAACGGCGGTGGCAAGGTCCCTGACAGCGGGCGCGAGGACCTGGACCGGGGACACCACCTTAGCCAGGGGCACAAGGGTGTGTCCGGCGTCGGACTCCTCCAGCCGCTCAAGGAGGTATCC
Encoded here:
- a CDS encoding glycosyltransferase family 4 protein, with product MKIVIDARFTRTDHHDGISRYGASLIAATAKIADVSMLVSDVRQLALLPDVPYTLISSPLSPRELFVARTVNGIGADVVVCPMQTMGTWGRKYGLILTLHDLIYYEHPAPPGFLPAPVRVLWRLYHKAFWPQRLLLNRADIVATISRTTEALMAKYRLTGRPVRIIANAPQPAQEPRNPSGGADKTIIYMGSFMPYKNVETMVAGMAGLPGYTLHLLSRITPQRRAELERIIPPGASVVFHNGVTDAEYDALLRRATALVSLSRAEGYGLPLVEAMALGTPVIASDIPIFREVGADAALYVDPESPGQFADAVSRLQDDAHWQDLSRRSIARASEFSWDESARQLVEAAHEVMAKRQLA
- a CDS encoding primosomal protein N' translates to MGSDSSVQPTLLQGFPARKMPGGVAVAAQLPVARVLVESSLPHLDRPFDYAVPEPLDQAAQPGTRVKVKFNGQDLSGYLLERLEESDAGHTLVPLAKVVSPVQVLAPAVRDLATAVAARYAGTVSDVLRLAVPPRVAKLEKDYPHSLGAEEAVPAPEAGTPAVSAWGAYRTGAAFLRHLAGGGSPRAVVNPLQGYGPAGWPDLLAQAAAAAYASGRGSVLVVPDYRDLDRLEEALNGLVPSGAVARLTADDGPTPRYRNFLRLLAGTAKIAIGTRSAAFAPVQDLGLVACWDDGDDLHIEQRAPYAHAREVLLLRAEQEGTACLLAGHARSTEVQRLVEAGWAVPVETERGTLRRTVARVVSTADSFEQARDPLATLARLPHAAWQAAKEGLERGPVLVQVARAGYAPSLVCETCREPARCGRCQGPLALAGTSALPQCRWCSTPAPDWKCSHCGGRRLRKGATGVLRTAEELGRAFPGTTVITSSGDQVKARVGPGKALVVATVGAEPVAEDGYAAALLLDGDSLLRRETLRAGEDTVRRWFNAAALVRPAPDKGLVVVTASDAAATGALLRWDPAGYAQRELSLRTELQLPPAVRIASVTGPRAAVEHFTGAVEADLARAGITLRAAGPAPLLLTAPPSGRRSAEDVRTLLFFPYGQASAVVRVLRVTRAAVAAKRAIDPVQLRLDGVDVL